Proteins encoded in a region of the Quercus lobata isolate SW786 chromosome 8, ValleyOak3.0 Primary Assembly, whole genome shotgun sequence genome:
- the LOC115958543 gene encoding protein RICE SALT SENSITIVE 3 — protein sequence MVGSGASDRSKEAVGMMALHEALRSVCLNSDWTYSVFWTIRPRPRVRGGNGCKVGDDNGSLMLMWEDGFCRGRVGDCLEEIDGEDPVRRSFSKMSIQLYNYGEGLMGKVASDKCHKWVFKEPTECEPNISNYWQSSFDALPPEWTDQFDSGIQTIAVIQAGHGLLQLGSCKIIPEDLHFVLRMRHTFESLGYQSGFYLSQLFSSTRNNSSSSSLPSKQSPIPIRPPAPLFNWGQRPLPPATSMLSSPNFPTARLGFPQTKDETHMFLLPHSSETRIEDMMGEHENDIKWPNGLSFFNALTGRSDDAKLLFNPESLGNKPDQNHHSLILEGKTTNPNSDASNMHNGGGANPNEFLSLDSHSESARKMENKFKRSYTLPARMTSSSSSTSVDHHQHQPMEYRNSEAGIYPDVMETFLE from the exons atggtGGGCTCAGGAGCATCAGATAGGAGCAAAGAAGCTGTTGGGATGATGGCCCTTCATGAGGCCCTCAGAAGCGTCTGTCTCAACTCAGACTGGACTTACTCTGTCTTCTGGACCATCCGTCCTCGCcc AAGAGTCAGAGGTGGTAATGGGTGCAAAGTTGGAGACGACAACGGCAGCTT GATGTTGATGTGGGAAGATGGGTTCTGTCGGGGAAGAGTTGGGGATTGTCTGGAAGAGATTGACGGTGAAGATCCTGTTAGAAGATCCTTCAGCAAGATGTCCATTCAGTTATATAATTATGGAGAAGG GTTAATGGGAAAGGTTGCATCTGATAAGTGCCATAAATGGGTTTTCAAAGAACCAACCGAATGTGAACCAAACATCTCCAACTACTGGCAGAGTTCTTTTGATGCT CTTCCTCCTGAGTGGACTGATCAATTTGATTCCGGTATTCAG ACAATAGCTGTAATTCAAGCTGGCCATGGTCTTTTACAGTTGGGTTCCTGCAAGATT ATACCTGAAGACCTCCATTTTGTGCTTAGAATGAGGCATACATTTGAATCTCTAGGCTATCAGTCTGGTTTCTACCTCTCCCAACTCTTTTCTTCAACCAGAAacaattcctcttcttcctcaCTTCCTTCAAAGCAGTCACCAATTCCAATCCGCCCTCCTGCCCCACTCTTTAATTGGGGCCAAAGGCCACTTCCACCTGCCACTTCTATGCTTTCTTCACCCAATTTCCCGACGGCCAGACTTGGATTTCCACAAACCAAAGATGAGACACACATGTTTCTCCTACCTCATTCATCCGAAACCCGAATTGAAGACATGATGGGAGAGCATGAAAACGACATCAAGTGGCCAAATGGGTTGTCTTTCTTCAATGCTCTCACTGGACGTAGTGATGATGCCAAGCTGTTGTTCAACCCAGAGAGTTTGGGAAACAAACCAGACCAAAATCACCACTCTCTCATCCTTGAAGGGAAGACTACGAACCCAAATTCAGATGCATCTAATATGCATAATGGTGGTGGAGCAAACCCCAATGAGTTCTTGAGCTTGGACAGCCATTCGGAGAGTGCAAGAAAGATGGAAAACAAATTTAAGAGGAGTTATACTTTACCTGCCAGAATGACTTCATCCTCTTCTTCAACTTCCGTTGATCACCATCAGCACCAACCTATGGAATATAGGAATTCAGAAGCGGGTATCTACCCCGATGTCATGGAGACCTTCTTGGAGTAA